A stretch of DNA from Schizosaccharomyces osmophilus chromosome 2, complete sequence:
aattaattgaaaaataagaaaaaaagattggCAAAATTGACAGCGGAACCAACTGAGAATGGAATCTATGCATAGTTGTGTTCTCAAAGGTCGAAGAACAATCGAGTAGCGCCTTTCTGTAATTGATTATAAGTTTTTTACTGGGGTTTTCAACCCGTTTTTGTGCAACTGGCTCGATATAGGTTGTTTTGGCTTGCTGCTTTACGGtgaattgtttgtttacatgaGACACAAGAGTCCGTTCATGAGAAATCTGTTCTCCTTGAGCtggaaaacgaaaaagagaaataaaaacaaaaagaagaagaaaaaacaaaaaggaaaatgtcGTCTACGTCAAGATTGCCTCAAAACAATTCCTCCTTGGAATTCTATAAATGCTTTCCTAAGAGGTATTCTGGACTTGACCAAAACACATCACCTACCAACCCATCCATCCTACAACTGTTGAATTGTTTCCATTTGAAGGACCTTTCCACTTTTGCTCTTTTCTGAATTTCATCGtaaggaattgaaaaatacacTGGACTGCAATTGGGgttctttctcttgttgTCATAGTTGATCGTTCTTGAATTCTGACTTTTCAATAGATACTTTCCTTGAAGAATCCTTAGCAGCATCATGAAGTTTTCCTTTGCCGCTGGGCTTGTTTTTGCAGCTCAGCTTTGTAGTGTCTCTACTGCGTTTAATCCTTTACGCTTCTTTATGGACGATAGCTCCTTTTCTCCAAATGTCCATGGCCCTGTTTCCAGCGGAAGTGACATTGCAGCTCCTCCTTTGAATCATCCATCACAAAAGCCGTACGAAACAAATGTGGAAGATTCCTCCTCAGTAACCAATGACCATTACATCGTTATGTTTAAGCCCTCCTTTGATAGAGCCAAGATCAATAGCCATCATGAGTGGATTCAACACCAACACCACAAACGCTCTCTTGATTGGCAAGACGTCTCTACGTTCTTGCTCAAGCATACCTTTGAAATCGGCGATTCCTTTATGGGATATGCTGCTCGCTTCTCTCCTTGGCTTGTAAACGAGCTCAAGAAGCACCCTGATATTGCAATCGTCGAGCCTGACCGTGTCATGCACATAACCACCGAACAACGCTTCGCTCCTTGGGGTCTTGCTCGTGTTTCTCACCGTGACCGTTTGGGCTTGACTACCTTTACTCGCTACAATTACAATGAAACTGCCGGTGAGGGAGTAACCGCTTATGTCATCGACACAGGTATCAACGTTAACCACCAAGACTTTGAAGGCCGTGCTTCCTGGGGAGCCACGATTCCCAATGGCGAAAAGGACATTGATAATCATGGCCATGGAACTCATGTTGCTGGCACGATTGCTGGAAAGACCTTTGGTCTTGCTAAGAATTCCAAACTCGTAGCCGTTAAAGTAATGCGTGCTGACGGTACCGGAACTACTTCTGATATCATCAAGGGCATTGAATTTGCTTTCAAGGAATCCAAGAAGGACGAGGATTCTGTGGCTTCTGTTGCCAACATGTCTTTGGGCGGTGATGCTAGCCTAGCTTTGGATTTGGCTGTCAGCGCTGCTATCAAGGGCGGTCTCTTTTTCGCCGTTGCTGCTGGTAACGATGCTGAAGATGCCTGCAACACTTCTCCTTCTCGTGTGAGCAGTGCCATGACTGTTGGTTCCATGACCTGGACTGATggtatttcttcttttagcAACCATGGTTCTTGTG
This window harbors:
- the psp3 gene encoding vacuolar serine protease Psp3; this translates as MKFSFAAGLVFAAQLCSVSTAFNPLRFFMDDSSFSPNVHGPVSSGSDIAAPPLNHPSQKPYETNVEDSSSVTNDHYIVMFKPSFDRAKINSHHEWIQHQHHKRSLDWQDVSTFLLKHTFEIGDSFMGYAARFSPWLVNELKKHPDIAIVEPDRVMHITTEQRFAPWGLARVSHRDRLGLTTFTRYNYNETAGEGVTAYVIDTGINVNHQDFEGRASWGATIPNGEKDIDNHGHGTHVAGTIAGKTFGLAKNSKLVAVKVMRADGTGTTSDIIKGIEFAFKESKKDEDSVASVANMSLGGDASLALDLAVSAAIKGGLFFAVAAGNDAEDACNTSPSRVSSAMTVGSMTWTDGISSFSNHGSCVDIFAPGSLILSDWIGSDKASMLLSGTSMASPHVAGLAAYYISLEPSLANKPADLKKYMLKYALSDKIEGIPEGTPNVLAYNNFSD